A window of Castanea sativa cultivar Marrone di Chiusa Pesio chromosome 8, ASM4071231v1 genomic DNA:
aataaaaaataaaacacaataagTCAGCaactataaaaagtaaaaaataaaaaataaaaattaaaccccaataacaataaaacaataacacaataaaagtcagcaaccaaaaaaaaaaaaaaaagaaggaaaaggaatCTAGTATACAGCAACAAGCCAACCACTGGTACACAAATATTGGGCGTATCTTTCCTGAGGTCATGGTTCTTGAATAGTGAGTATGCGTAAATTActttaaaaatgataatgagcAACAAAAATTTTTAGTTCTAGATTGattgtaattaaaaatatagtCTTTACCAATGCACTTCATGCACACATTAACAAATAACATATATTCTTTCAACTGtctataacaacaacaacatgttAATACGTTGTTTATTGTAAATAAAACCATAGCATATGCATCACACTTAACAACCCACTATCCACGACAATAAGGAGGATTATGACTTTGTGCACTAACACACTTCTACAACTACTCATTCAAGGCTTAGTCTTGTATATTAGCCTTTGGATTACTATTTGTGTAGAAAAATATTCTCTTTACTGCTCTAATGAAAAAAGGGCTCAAGGGCATCGAAATCTACTCTCTTACCATTGGAATCACTAGCAGACCATATAATTCAACATAGTTGAAATTTATTTCAGCAAAATCATAGAGTAAAATTCTAAACAAGCAGTTGGATGATCCAGACcagaaaaaaacaataaagcaaagcaaaattaaacaaaataaaaaagaaaagacagaaCATTATGTCTGGGCATCCAAAATTTAGACCCAAGAATTTATATACACATACAGAATCAATGCATTTAACAATTTACACTAGGAAACTTCAGATACCcaccagagaaaaaaaaatggaaacaaagaaaaaggtaGTTCTGAGAGGTTTCGTATATAAGCTTACATGTTGAAGTTTGCCTGGACTGTTGTATACATGTTTATAATCTATGCTCATAAGTAcacaaatattttctaaaaacagtttttagagattgtaaaatctaaaaaaaaaatttaaaaaaaatgcatcgagaaaatacttttaaataattattatagatTTTACCACTTgcaattttgaaattatatactGTTtgcattaataattattatcattcatgtttttcataaattatcACATAATCTTACCATATAATTTTGTTAGTTGACATGCATGTTTAGtttgtcaaataaaataatcacaTGCAATATGCGGTTTCATTTTTctagaataaattttaaataattaaaataaataattttaattttaaataaataattttaattttaaataaatttttttataaaaatattacaacaacCGGTTTTTGATGACAACCAATTTTAGAACactttgataaaaataaaaataaaaaaccaatttttggACACCAAATagtcctttatttttttccaaagccCCAACAAAAATTGCATTAAGATTGGGAAATCCCAAAACACAAGTTAGATCCATTAAATCGAACCAAATAGGCAAATATGGAGAACCCTCACCGTGAGATGGACTGATGGAGGCTGAATGGAGGCCGTCTGTTTCGAAGGCTGATGGAGGCGGTCTAATGGGAACGACGGCGTTTAAGCAAGGAGCGGTGGAACTGGTCCGTGAACATCGCCGCGAGTCAACCCGAGTCGAGTCGAGTCTTGGCTAGATCGAGAGCGAGAGTCATGGCTGGATCATGGCTGGATCGAGAGTGAGAGACTGAGTCATGGCCGAGTCATGGCTGGATCGAGACGAGAGTGAGAGACTGAGTCATGGCTGGATCGAGACGAGAGTGAGAGACTGAGTCATGGCTGGATCGCTCGGTTCGGTCAGTCACTCCGTCGGTGCATGAGTGAGTGTTAGtcagtgtgtgtgtgagagagagagagagagtggaaaCCGGAAAGTGTGAAGAGAATCaagagatggagatggagattggAGAGGCAGAGCGGCGGCTAAGTCTGAAGAGGAGAGAGTGGAAAGTGTTTGACTGTTTGGTGAAAATGTGGGCTGTGGGGTATGTAGGGTTTCCATCTTTACATTATATAGGtaattagttttagtttaattagaatcttaaatatttatttagtttaattcTAGGTAATTATCggtaattaatttaataaatttcattttaattatggGCCAATTCCCATTAGGCCGGATCACTTATCTGTAGGGGTGTTTCAAAgtcaaacaaacaacaacaaaaaaaaaagggccgGATCAGTCCAGACTCAAGGCCCACAGTGAAAAAAATTGGGCCAAACTTTGCcacttatttaaatatatattatattatatatttaatataataaataataacatataataATGTTTCGGTTCGGTTCGGTCGTTTCGGTGTACAAAAATTTGACACCGAAAACTGAACCGAATATTTCGgttttttataatacaaaatcGACACCGAAACCGAACCGAACCGAACCGAAATTTTTGTCTCGGTTCGGTCGGTTTCAATCGGTTGTTTCGGTTCTAcggttttttgcacacccctaattTTGATCTATCTAGCAAGAGAAGACTTTGAAGCATAGGGGGCTCAGCCCCTATCCAAGTCTAAGTTGTCGCAAAATTTCTGGCATATTGAGCTAGCTCGTGCGCTACTTTGTTGTAGTCTCTTTTCAGATGGTTAACTTTCCAGCTTCTAAACTAAATCAATAAACTGTGAGCACCTTGGATAATAAGGCCCACAGTGCCATAGAATGATCTTGAATTCATAGCTTGGACAACAGCAAGGGAATTTGATTCAAGAATTACCTGGGGAAGCATCAGTTCACAAGCCAAAAGAATCCCATTCTCAAGAGCAAGAGCTTCGGTATTTTCCACATCATATGAAGCATTCAACAACTTCCTTCTTGCAGCCACTATCACTCCCCTGCAATCATGGATCACCACCCTAACACTAGAGAGTTTGCCATCCTCAAACTTTGCCCCGTCTACATTAACTTTATGAGTACCTGGAGGTGGAGCTGCCCAGCCAACATCAGGAGGTTGCTGCTTGAGGAGGTTTGTAGTAATGGCTCCTTTGTAATCACTTTGTAGCCTCTAAGAAAAAGCCCAAATCTGAAAAGATGGGAGGCAAGGATGCTCATGTATTACCTGGTTTCTATTATACCAAATTGACCACGCTATGACAAAGAAAGTTTCCAAATCCAGAGAGGTGTCAATCTCCAAGATTCTCAAGGCTGCATTCGCGATGTCGAGGTTTtcatcacccaaatttattggGCATGTCTGCCAGTTCCACCACACTTCCCAAGCCTTACTACATTGAATCAATTCATGAGTGATGCTTTCAAGACCTTTCTCACATAAGGGGCATGATGCATtagttctgattcctcttcccAAGTTTAGGCGAGTAGGCAATCCATTCACACAAGCCCTCCAAGCAAAAATTCATATCTTGGCAAGGAGCTTCAGTTACTACATTTTCTTCCTTAATGGAGTCTTATAATCCCCCATTGAGCTCTCAGCCTCTATAGACTTATCCACCAAAGGCAATGCCACATAATACGCGCTCTTCATAGAGAAACTCCACACTTATTTCCCACCCAAACTATACTGTCGTCTGGCAAGTTAAAGCTAAGAGGGATATTTAGAATGGTTTCTGCTTCAAGGGGAAGGAAGAGAGATTTGATTATATCAGCTTTCCAACGCCTTGTGTCCTCATCAATGAGGGAGGAAACCATAGGGAAATCATCAAAGAGTTGTGGTGGGTTGCATATCTTGTAGGTGGTTGGGGTAGGGAGCCATTTGTCTTCCCAAATGTGTATTAGTCTCCCATTTCCAATTCTCCTTCTTGTACCCTTCCTTATGACCTCCAAGTTGTTGTAGATACTACACCTAGCATACGAGGGATTGCACCCAAGCTTTGCCCCTAAAACATCTCCATAGGGATAATATTTTGCTTTGTAGATGCGTGCCACCAGggaagttggacttgttaggaGATACCATTCTTGCTTCGCTAACATAACTAGGTTGAAGGCTTAGAGATTGCGAAAGCCCATGCCCCCTTGCCACTTTGACTTGCACATCTTTTTCAAGCTAACCCAAGccatttttgtttcttggttcCTCTGTCTATACCAGAAGTTTCTCATCATTCCTTCCAACTCTTCACAAAGACCCTTAGGCAGAAAAAAGCAGCTCATAGTGTAAATAGGGATTGCTTATGCTATTGCCTtgatgaaaatttattttccttccatCAAAAGCATCTTTTCCTTCCAACTCGAGAGCTTTTTCCCCaccttttctttaatttcaacaaaGACTTGGTTTTTGGACTTTCCTATTATAGATTGGAGGCCAAGATACTTACTGTGTCTCATATCCTGCATAGGCCCTAAGATGTCTAGGACCTCCATTCTCATTGCTAGAGCTATGTTATGGCTAAAGAACACGAAGGACTTATCTATATTTACTTTCTAACCCGAGGCTACTTCATAGTGCTCTAAAATCTCCACAAGTTAGCACTCCATGCTCTCTACCTTACAGAAAAGTAGGCAATCGTCAGCGAAGAATAGATGAGTAACTTTAGGACTACCCTTGCAGATAGATGTTCCAGTAAGGGCATGATTGTTATTTGCCTCCACAATTAGAGCAGAGAAAGCTTTCATGCATAATAAGAAAAGGTAGGAAGACAGCGTATCCCCTTGATGCAACCTCCTATTGGGGATTATATTGCCACGAGCTTCGCCGTTGATTAGGATAGAGTAGGAAACCGCGGAGATACACCTCATAATCCACCTAATCCACCTTTCATGAAATCCTAGTCTTCACATTACTTCCTCAATAAATCTCTATTCCACTCTATCGTAAGCCTTGCTCATTTCTAGCTTTACGGCCATAAAACTATCTCTTCCCTCCTTCTTATAAGCTAGGTAATGCATTAGTTCAAATGCTACAAGGCTATTATCTGTTATCAACCTCTCCAAAAGGAATGCACTTTGGTTTTCTGATATTATTTGTGGCAGAATAGGTTTGAGGTGGTTAGCAAGAACTTTGGATATAAGCTTGTAGGCAACATTAGTAAGGCTAATGGGGCGAAATTCCTTCATTCTGGTGGGATGCTTTACTTTCGGTACAAGGATTATATTGGTTTTGTTTAATTCAGCCATGGGGGTATCATAATTAAGCACATTAAACACCATGTTAGTAACATCACAACCAacaatattccaatatttttgatagaaaatgGCTAACATACCATTAGGGCCAGGGGCTCGTGTTGGGTGCATTTGTTGAAGTGCTCCTCTGACCTCTTTCTTTGTAAAATTCTAAATCAAGCTGTCATTCATATCTCTAGAGACTTTAGTGGGTATAAGACTTGCCACTTCATCAATTCGGGTTGAGTTTGTAGTAGTGTAGATATTCTCAAAGTAGCAGATAGTCGTGGCTGCAACACATTATATGATCACACCAAATTTCATTCTCATTCCATAGTCCTAATATAGTGTTCTTTCGTCGCCGCTTTGATTCACGGGAATGGAAATATCTTATATTGTGTTCACCTTCTCCCAATCATTGAACCCTTGATCTCTACAACCACCACACTTCCTCCCCATCAAGCAATTCATTTATTTCCTTTCTCAACCTATTGATCTCTGCCCCATTTTGTCCCTCACTATCCTGTACAGTTAGCTCATTAAGgatctttctcttttcctcaATCTTTTTAGGAATTTGCCTAAAAACCCCCCTTACTCCACTTTGTCAAAGCATTGGCACAATGTTTAAGCCCTGTAGTGAGCCCACTCGAGGTATTTAGGTTTGAACAGTCATTCCAAGCTTCTTCAATGATTTCTATACAGTCAGCTCTTCTTGTCCACATCGCCTCAAAATGGAATCTGTGATTTTTACGACACCTCATGGAACTAGCCTTAGTTAAGAGTAGGGGGCAATGATCAGATGTAGGATCCACAAGGTGGTATACTTTGATATTTTGGAAGTGCTCCAACCATTCTATTGTTACAAAGGCTCGATCAAGCCTCAAATAAACCCTGTCCTTCCCTTCCCGTTGGTTGCACCGAGTGAAATCTGCACCACAGTAGCCCATGTCTCTAAACCCCCATTTGTTAACCACGCCACAAAAGCACTCCACCCTTTTTTCCTTGGCCAAGAGAATCTCATTGAAGTCTCCAAAACACAGCCAAAGCAAATTGAATTGGCAGTTTAATGCATCAAGAAAATTCCATGATTCTTTCCTACAGTGAGTTTCAGGATGCCCATAGAAAACTGTTACCTTCCATTTAAATCCAAACACTTCCTCTATTACCACAACATCAATATGGTGCCTCGAGTAGCTCTTGATCTCGAGGTTCACCTCTCTTCTCCAAAACATTGTCAATCCTCTACATTTCCCTTCCCTTTGCACATAAAATCCATTTTCAAGACCAATTTTCATCTTAACTCTTGTCATAcctaagttttcttttttgtctccATTAAAAAGACCACATTGGGATCCCAATGCCACACAAATTCGCTCAACGCTCCAATTGACCGGGGGGTCCCAAGCCCCCGGCAGTTCCAATACATGGCAATCATTGCTTTCGGCGCACCACCGTTTTCATTTTCTAATGCTCATCAGGGAACAGAGATTCCTCACGGTTTTTCTTAGGTATCCTATTTTCTTCAGCTTCCAATGCTTCTATTCTGCTCACACATTTGGTTCCAAGCCCACTCCATTAGCCTGTCATATCTGTATCTTCAGCTGGGCCTTGCTCCCTAGCCAACTTTTTCCATTTGGCTTTTGTCTTGGGCTTGTTTTCCTTACTATGGCCCATGTCAAGAAAACCCACTACATCCTCTGCCTCGAGAACCAGTTTGGGCTTTATTGGGCTTATCACTTCAGGCTCCTCCCTGCTTTTACACTTTTATTGGCCCACCATAGAATTCTCATCTTTATAGACTTTTTCCTTACCTTTTGCTAACGCAAAGGCTAAGGATTTTTGTGGGTCATTGGCTCTCTCTACCTCGGGAAGGCTTACATCAGATTTGTCCCATTTGATAGACAAACGAGCCACCTGACTCCTTGTCCCATCATCTACACTTAAAGCACTCACACTATTAGCATTCTTGATCCCCTGATTCCCGCTGGATTTTTGTACTCTATCATTGCTGTCAGCCATTAGATCTTCCATACCCATCCGTACCCATCCCCACCTTCTATGACCCTGATCTTTCACCTTCATCCCTAGAAGGGTTGCAATCTTCCTTCCTAGATTTTACCCTTTCATGACTTCTTCTGTGATCCCCGTTTGCCTGAACCTAGACCCCATATTGATGCTCATATGTTTATTCACCTTGAGGCATTAGATGATGCCCATCATCATGGCCAATCTTCCCACAGATATAGCAGACTGTTGGAAGTCTTTCATATTTAAAGGTGACCCATATTCTTTGTCCCTCCAGATTTGTTATGTATCCACCTCTTCAAAGCAGTTTATCGAGTTGTAGCACCACTCAAATCCTCATGAACTTTGCATGATCCGCCTGCCAAGATCTTCTGTCAGTTTCAACATAGGTGCCTATCCTACTACTAATGTCCATCCCAGTTTCTTCTGACATTAGCTCAAAGGGTAACCCCCATACTTGAACCCAAAAGAGGGGGTGCGTGAACACAATATTTGCTGCAAAGAGACCTTTTTTTCCAATCGACATAGTAGAAGTAGGTTGTTATCAAAGTTCCATGGCCCATTTCTTTCAACCCATTTCATCTGATATTGCGAGCTGAATTTGAACTGGAGTATACTGTTACCCACTTCTACTATTCTCAAGTCTGATCCCATCTTCCATATAGCCCTTAGTGTGCTTTTCAGAGCACGTTGATTTTGTTGCCTGTCCAACTAAAGCTTTCCTAAGAGACTCAAAAGAACATTCCTCCAGAAGATCAGCTCTACTTCGGGCCATGATTTTAATGTCTTCTCTTCTTCCTTGGTGAGTTGTAAATTATGTACGTAACCCGTCAAGGACTACTTGCTCCATGCTAAGCCAATAGATTAACCAATACCCTAGCGAAGATTACGAGTAATCTAAGGAAGAAAGCCCCAAAGTTAAAGAAAACTAGGGGAGAGAAGAAACCCTtactagagagagaaaaggactCCTACCAGGGAGAGAAAACTaggaatctctctctctctctctctctctctcaatgtttgTCATCTTAGCAAGTTCCGGAAATTCTGGTAAATATAGTATTCAATTGCTAAGCAACTAGCCATTACTGCATACACCACCAGCCCCAAACAGAAACTTTAATGCTGAAGCTTAGAGAAGTATGGCCCATCTAGAGAATTCGCACTCAAAGTGGTCGATCTAGTTCAACAAAGGAGGCGGGCAGAAATATCATTCCATGACGTTGGACTTGGACAGAAACGTGTCGCATCTATCCTAAAATTTCTAaacaagtttcaaatttgaaaacgGTAAAGATCCTGATTTAGAATTTATAGATATGTTATCCCACTCATCATAGTTTATAATAATGGTCCCGCGGCAAAGAATTTGTATTTACTTTCAAGTGCAACGAAGTTTCTTCTTTGTTGACTTTCTAGATTTATTATAATTAGGCTAAGCATTCCactcattttattaatacaaGCACATCAAGACAGAATCAGACTATGGATTGTACAATAAGATCACAGAAACATTAGTTGGCATTTACTTCTAGAACCTAAAAGCAACAACTCCTGTCCACCCAAGAAAAGTCACTCTAAAGTCTAAACGACAAATGAAAGAAATCTAAACACAAATCACATGCAACACATTAGAATAGAAACGAAACTTCAATACAATTTACAAAACTGACAATTTCAACACGATTCAAAGAgagtaaaaatttattagaaattttatacaaattacATGGAGTACAAGCCCTCCTACACCTACCTACCCATCAAGAAAGGAAACAAAATATGGCCCAAAGAAGTTAAGAGCTCTACCGGGTTATTCTACTGCACCCAAAATTTCTGCCTGAAATTTGCAGGGCTTCAGGCTACTGTTACATATAAATACAGAAACTAAGAGGGGACTTGGACCCCATGACTTCCCAGGACAACATTGCCAAGTGAACAACGAAGGATTAAGCATCGAATAGATGCTGCACAATAGGgcatattatatatactttgtgaaagaggaaattaaaaaatagtggGAAGCTTAACCTATTCCAATAAAAGAGAAGTCACCTAGACATAACCAAGCTTGATAGAGGGGATACAACAGAAGTACTGAACAGAGAATCCCCTATGTACTTGCAGTTCTCGTGATCAACCACCTTCATCGACAAAGGAATCAAAAATCTCTCATCAGAGGTACTTTTACTATCATTATCACTGCTGCGCAGCTTCTGGCCAGAGAATCCACCACCCCGTCTTCTCTTACGTGATGACTTCCACCGTAACTGAGCACATAAATCCTTCGAAAGATCTGGAACCACCCCCACCGATTTTACATTATCATATTCAGAGTCCAAGCGAGAATCATTAGATTCAGTTTCATCTTGCTTGGACTGTCTACTACCACAAATGGTTGCTTGGGCTGATTTGCCTTCAGAAGATTTCTCTGCAACTGGCTTTCCTTCTGAGCAAGATAATATGGAGCTAACAAGGTCTGGCCTGTCCTTTAAATGTGTCCACATGCCTCCCAACCACTCTTGAGAATGTCTTAAGTCACCACAGCAAAATATTGATTCGTGCTTTTCTCCTGCACATACAGAGAAGGGGAAAACATGAGAAAATTGACCACACAACCTAAGAATTACAATGCCCTGCAATGAAGGAAACTATGTTTATACCTGGAAAATAAATATGCAACTTATCTTCAGATTCCTTATGAACCACAATGCCTTCCCACCACCCATTGTGCCACCACACATCTACAACAGCACCAGGCTCAACAACCCATGAAACTTTGCATTTATTAGACTGACGGGATGGTCGAACAGTTGTCCTCCCAGAAATTCGGAGGCCTAAATGATCAGGCGCTGCAACCCTGGATGCTAAAATGCATTCCTACAACATCAAATAAAATTACTCAGAAAGATTGAGGAATATGAGACAACACTgccataaattttaatttatagggAAGTAAAAGAATAGGAAATTACATAACAATGATAACCATGGCATACCTCAAGTTTATTGGATTCATCAGCAGCATCTTGAATATCTTGATACTGCACCTTCACCTTATCTTTATATTTCTTGATGATCAAAGCTCTAAACCAACACCCCCTAATGCCACTGTCTTGAGAGAGGACTTCAACCTGAGAACCTACAGTCAAATACGGCAGAGGATTCTGCTTTGCTTCTTTTCTGGATAAAAAGGCAGCAGAACTTCCTCCTTTTACACTGCAGATTTCAACTCCAATCTTTTTATCAATACCACTGTTGCAAATATTTCGCACATCCAAAGATGTTGCACCCGCTGGCTCTACTCTGTTAGTCCATTGCAAGTGCTTATCATCATCTTTTGACCAGTGAAGCCTCTTTTTAGGTCTGACGCCTACAGCATCAGTGATATTT
This region includes:
- the LOC142607365 gene encoding uncharacterized protein LOC142607365 isoform X2, with the protein product MDIETLKDTQLKKLGHYTREFLWLGSPWTCRKKRRHYQSFRRNGVKISVHDFVFVLAEEDKRLVAYLEDMYEDSRGNKMVVVRWYHKIDEVGIVLPHNFNDREIFFSLCLQDLSIECIDGLAAVLSPQHFEKFLKEAMHTQLEPFICYQQFDNDDVKPFDITQVEGYWKQEILRYMYAHSLSKGHGNSQHFDGLKVEENITDAVGVRPKKRLHWSKDDDKHLQWTNRVEPAGATSLDVRNICNSGIDKKIGVEICSVKGGSSAAFLSRKEAKQNPLPYLTVGSQVEVLSQDSGIRGCWFRALIIKKYKDKVKVQYQDIQDAADESNKLEECILASRVAAPDHLGLRISGRTTVRPSRQSNKCKVSWVVEPGAVVDVWWHNGWWEGIVVHKESEDKLHIYFPGEKHESIFCCGDLRHSQEWLGGMWTHLKDRPDLVSSILSCSEGKPVAEKSSEGKSAQATICGSRQSKQDETESNDSRLDSEYDNVKSVGVVPDLSKDLCAQLRWKSSRKRRRGGGFSGQKLRSSDNDSKSTSDERFLIPLSMKVVDHENCKYIGDSLFSTSVVSPLSSLVMSR
- the LOC142607365 gene encoding uncharacterized protein LOC142607365 isoform X1, producing the protein MERMVVVGESTSSSSSSYVSWEEVYVSSDKGRREVHYYLKRRDDESDLAVIGKEKSLRHMSYHYALSFANGLINTNNRLKSRREVIDWLNSVVSDSPPQYRELSHLSSAFCDGKDFCEMDIETLKDTQLKKLGHYTREFLWLGSPWTCRKKRRHYQSFRRNGVKISVHDFVFVLAEEDKRLVAYLEDMYEDSRGNKMVVVRWYHKIDEVGIVLPHNFNDREIFFSLCLQDLSIECIDGLAAVLSPQHFEKFLKEAMHTQLEPFICYQQFDNDDVKPFDITQVEGYWKQEILRYMYAHSLSKGHGNSQHFDGLKVEENITDAVGVRPKKRLHWSKDDDKHLQWTNRVEPAGATSLDVRNICNSGIDKKIGVEICSVKGGSSAAFLSRKEAKQNPLPYLTVGSQVEVLSQDSGIRGCWFRALIIKKYKDKVKVQYQDIQDAADESNKLEECILASRVAAPDHLGLRISGRTTVRPSRQSNKCKVSWVVEPGAVVDVWWHNGWWEGIVVHKESEDKLHIYFPGEKHESIFCCGDLRHSQEWLGGMWTHLKDRPDLVSSILSCSEGKPVAEKSSEGKSAQATICGSRQSKQDETESNDSRLDSEYDNVKSVGVVPDLSKDLCAQLRWKSSRKRRRGGGFSGQKLRSSDNDSKSTSDERFLIPLSMKVVDHENCKYIGDSLFSTSVVSPLSSLVMSR